In one window of Micromonospora cathayae DNA:
- a CDS encoding dihydrodipicolinate synthase family protein: protein MTAYPASNLISALPTLFDAHGAVDLGATRAAYTPLAETDLDGVFVAGTTGEFTTLDDEERLAVCAVAADVFGPERTYWHVGAASAYQAARLTASAVDRGARRLAVLTPYYFPATGSALLGYYQAVVAAAAGVPVYGYLFAARTTVPVSPDLLARLAATGLAGVKVSGEPTATVGAHVAALAGTGLPVYSGADAEFAEVVAVGGAGVVSGVSSVLPKPFLEVRDALRAGDADALAVARERARRAVDATRQGNLAHLKAVLDLRGVPAGGLRAPLDPISPEDRHALAADVADLI, encoded by the coding sequence ATGACGGCGTACCCCGCCAGCAACCTGATCAGCGCACTGCCCACCCTGTTCGACGCCCACGGCGCGGTCGACCTCGGCGCGACCCGGGCCGCGTACACGCCGCTGGCCGAGACCGACCTGGACGGGGTCTTCGTGGCCGGCACCACCGGGGAGTTCACCACCCTCGACGACGAGGAACGGCTCGCGGTCTGCGCGGTCGCCGCCGACGTGTTCGGCCCGGAGCGGACCTACTGGCACGTCGGCGCGGCCTCCGCCTACCAGGCCGCCCGGCTCACCGCGAGCGCCGTGGACCGGGGCGCGCGGCGGCTGGCCGTGCTCACCCCGTACTACTTCCCGGCGACCGGGTCCGCCCTGCTCGGCTACTACCAGGCCGTGGTCGCGGCGGCGGCCGGCGTGCCGGTGTACGGGTACCTCTTCGCCGCCCGGACCACCGTGCCGGTCTCCCCGGACCTGCTCGCCCGACTGGCCGCCACCGGCCTGGCCGGGGTCAAGGTCAGCGGGGAGCCCACCGCCACCGTCGGCGCGCACGTGGCCGCGCTCGCCGGCACCGGCCTGCCGGTCTACTCCGGCGCGGACGCCGAGTTCGCCGAGGTGGTCGCCGTCGGCGGGGCCGGAGTCGTCTCCGGGGTCAGTTCGGTGCTGCCGAAGCCGTTCCTCGAGGTCCGCGACGCGCTGCGTGCCGGCGACGCGGACGCCCTCGCGGTGGCCCGCGAGCGGGCCCGGCGGGCCGTCGACGCCACCCGGCAGGGCAACCTGGCCCACCTCAAGGCGGTGCTGGACCTGCGCGGCGTCCCCGCCGGCGGCCTGCGTGCCCCGCTCGACCCGATCTCGCCCGAGGACCGTCACGCGCTCGCCGCGGACGTCGCCGACCTCATCTGA
- a CDS encoding exo-alpha-sialidase, whose product MRKHFVVRDVPGQCHGSTVAAVDDTFVVAWFAGDHEGAANSRIQLSVGTGDDWSTPTVVSADLAPCWNPVLHRRTDGDLLLYFKVGTTISAWRTYLARSADAGRTWSPPRLLVPDDGGGRGPVRTPPLRLRSGRLLAGASTETWGDRPRWDAFVDLSDDDGLTWRRTPDLAIDHDTFPGAGVIQPALWQNRDGTVRLLARSTAGRLVTASSTDDGETWTPGVLGAVPNNNSGVAVCADDRTVYLAHNPTVGDWASRAPLVVSSSTDDGATWRPWLTLEESTGDAGRESYRPADSGVRTTGANEFSYPCLIRAPHGLAVTYTWQRRGIVLALLHP is encoded by the coding sequence ATGCGCAAGCACTTCGTCGTACGGGACGTGCCCGGCCAGTGCCACGGCAGCACCGTCGCCGCGGTGGACGACACCTTCGTGGTCGCCTGGTTCGCCGGTGACCACGAGGGTGCCGCCAACTCCCGGATCCAGCTCAGCGTCGGCACCGGCGACGACTGGTCCACCCCGACCGTGGTCAGCGCCGACCTGGCCCCCTGCTGGAACCCGGTGCTGCACCGGCGGACCGACGGTGACCTGCTGCTGTACTTCAAGGTCGGTACCACCATCTCGGCCTGGCGGACGTACCTGGCCCGCTCCGCCGACGCCGGCCGGACCTGGTCGCCGCCCCGCCTCCTGGTCCCCGACGACGGGGGCGGACGCGGACCGGTCCGCACCCCGCCGCTGCGGCTGCGCTCCGGGCGGCTGCTCGCCGGGGCGTCCACCGAGACCTGGGGCGACCGGCCCCGCTGGGACGCGTTCGTCGACCTCAGCGACGACGACGGCCTCACCTGGCGACGCACCCCCGACCTGGCGATCGACCACGACACCTTCCCCGGTGCCGGCGTCATCCAACCCGCCCTCTGGCAGAACCGCGACGGTACGGTCCGGCTGCTGGCCCGCAGCACCGCCGGCCGGCTGGTCACCGCCAGCAGCACCGACGACGGCGAGACCTGGACGCCGGGCGTGCTCGGCGCGGTGCCGAACAACAACTCCGGGGTGGCCGTCTGCGCCGACGACCGGACGGTGTACCTGGCCCACAACCCCACCGTCGGCGACTGGGCCTCGCGCGCCCCGCTGGTGGTGTCGTCGTCGACCGACGACGGTGCCACCTGGCGGCCCTGGCTGACCCTGGAGGAGTCCACCGGGGACGCCGGCCGCGAAAGCTACCGGCCGGCTGACTCGGGGGTCCGCACCACCGGCGCCAACGAGTTCTCCTACCCCTGTCTGATCCGCGCCCCCCACGGGCTCGCGGTCACGTACACCTGGCAGCGGCGCGGCATCGTGCTCGCCCTGCTCCACCCCTGA
- a CDS encoding tripartite tricarboxylate transporter permease: MNAAVEGFGALFTLEIAFCVLIGAAIGMLVGAFPGISATMAVALASAFTLTMDPIPGLAVLLTILIAAQFGDRVPAILINTPGTPASIATTFDGYALARQGKAGIALTASAYASAIGGFVGIAVLMFAAVPLSNLAVEFGSPEMFALVLFGLTMMIEVSGGRIVKGLIAGLFGLALGTIGRDPLDGSDRFTFGIPQLVEGIPFIAVIIGLFGIAEIFGQMLERGHAKDRAIQTFGRWWPNRSELRGMVKPVAVGSGVGTVVGVLPAAGGDIGGIVAWNQAKKVSKHPERFGKGSLEGLTAADSSSNAGVGGSVLTTLALGVPGDSVMAVMLGSMIIWGIQPGPTLFSQQPDLVYSIAGIMLFATVLTLGLSLLRMRGVAKLLELPNRFLWVVILTFCIVGTYAVNNSVFDVGLMVLFGVIGLLFRRFGFPAGPVVLGLILGPLAERNFRRSMELGGLETIYTSPIAVGLIVLAVLAVAVPRVRARLKARRQPPGDPEAPVPADDRTPTGVSG; this comes from the coding sequence GCGCCACCATGGCGGTCGCCCTGGCCAGCGCCTTCACCCTGACCATGGACCCGATCCCCGGCCTGGCCGTGCTGCTGACCATCCTGATCGCGGCCCAGTTCGGTGACCGGGTGCCGGCGATCCTGATCAACACACCGGGCACGCCGGCCTCCATCGCCACCACCTTCGACGGGTACGCGTTGGCCCGGCAGGGCAAGGCGGGCATCGCGCTGACCGCCTCGGCGTACGCGTCGGCGATCGGCGGATTCGTCGGCATCGCGGTGCTGATGTTCGCCGCCGTACCGCTGAGCAACCTGGCGGTCGAGTTCGGCTCGCCGGAGATGTTCGCCCTGGTGCTGTTCGGGTTGACGATGATGATCGAGGTGTCCGGCGGACGGATCGTCAAGGGTCTGATCGCCGGCCTGTTCGGCCTGGCCCTCGGCACCATCGGCCGGGACCCGCTGGACGGCTCCGACCGGTTCACCTTCGGCATCCCGCAACTGGTCGAGGGCATCCCGTTCATCGCGGTGATCATCGGCCTGTTCGGCATCGCCGAGATCTTCGGTCAGATGCTCGAACGCGGCCACGCCAAGGACCGGGCGATCCAGACCTTCGGCCGCTGGTGGCCCAACCGCTCCGAGCTGCGCGGCATGGTCAAGCCGGTCGCGGTCGGGTCGGGGGTCGGCACCGTGGTCGGCGTGCTGCCCGCCGCCGGTGGCGACATCGGCGGCATCGTCGCCTGGAACCAGGCGAAGAAGGTCTCCAAGCACCCCGAGCGGTTCGGCAAGGGCTCCCTGGAGGGGCTCACCGCGGCCGACTCGTCGTCCAACGCCGGGGTGGGCGGCTCGGTGCTCACCACCCTCGCCCTCGGCGTGCCGGGTGACTCGGTGATGGCGGTGATGCTCGGCTCCATGATCATCTGGGGTATCCAGCCCGGCCCGACCCTCTTCTCCCAGCAGCCCGACCTGGTCTACTCGATCGCCGGCATCATGCTCTTCGCCACCGTGCTGACCCTCGGGCTCAGCCTGCTGCGCATGCGGGGCGTCGCCAAGCTGCTGGAACTGCCCAACCGGTTCCTCTGGGTGGTCATCCTGACCTTCTGCATCGTCGGCACGTACGCGGTCAACAACAGCGTCTTCGACGTCGGCCTGATGGTGCTGTTCGGGGTGATCGGCCTGCTGTTCCGCCGGTTCGGTTTCCCGGCCGGGCCGGTCGTGCTCGGGCTGATCCTCGGCCCGCTGGCCGAACGGAACTTCCGCCGCTCGATGGAACTGGGCGGCCTGGAGACCATCTACACCAGCCCGATCGCGGTCGGTCTGATCGTCCTGGCGGTGCTCGCCGTGGCGGTGCCCCGGGTCCGCGCCCGGCTCAAGGCCCGCCGGCAGCCGCCGGGGGACCCCGAGGCCCCCGTCCCGGCCGACGACCGGACCCCCACCGGGGTGAGCGGTTGA